One Malus domestica chromosome 11, GDT2T_hap1 genomic region harbors:
- the LOC103405916 gene encoding putative disease resistance RPP13-like protein 1 — protein MAAENFLVAFLQVLVDKLAQREVFKYFGLVKGIDQILKKWSATLSAIGAVLNDAEERQLTAESNALKLWLDDLRDLAFDAEDVLDKYHTKMLKRQIQHAHSSTTSKAWKSIPNRLFNFKMNLEIQKITERLQEISERKDQLSLKIDTGMLTTRAHQHISPSSSLPDGPVIGREEDKRKIVELLSKQEHRAVNFDVVAIVGMAGVGKTTLAGQVLKDIVATQMFQPAIWVCVSDDFNLQRVTKQILESITSRQCTTEDHNKVQDDLHKELAGKKFLIVLDDVWKTCSYREWMKLQSPFRDGAQGSKIVVTTRDTDVSKMMGAATLVHNLVPMENHFCLQVFEQHAFLNFNDKPPNYELLQEKIVAKCRGLPLAASTLGGVLLRKEIDKWEEILNNKLWSVSNEHDILPVLRLSYFYLPSHLKRCFAYCSILPNDYEFGDMQMILLWMAEGLILSRPEDNKQIEDLGADYFRELVSRSLFQKSTKNTSKYVMHDLIGDLARWAAGDICFRLEDKQNDDGVQLRCFPKARHSSYFMGHYDGAKRFKAFSKVKCLRTFLPLRKGSGYNYLSHQVTSDLLPKLQYLRVLSFNGYRITELPNSIGDLRYLRYLDLSYTAITSLPKSISTLYNLQTLLLERCSYLKSLPADISNLINLRHLNNSDVSWVEGMPPKLGRLVNLQSLPNFVVSGRSDQSGIREIGPLSHLRGTLCISGLENVTDVKDAQRANLKYKARLDSLVLKWSYSSDTREMESAVLDMLEPHRKIKELTIKSYAGKEFSSWVGGHLFSNMVLVRLEECNNCLSLPPLGQLPQLKELYIRGMNAVESVGAEFYGERYLPFQVLETLEFVEMQHWKEWLPFQLDHESGVFPYLKTLIVKKCSKLEGKLPENLNSLGKLEIVECEELVVSTANYKQLRQLNIDGCEVLVHTAAKVEFELLESLWLSSISEVMSLQTGELFNKGLSKVKDLKINGCEEVTSSFRNEARLLQQLTSLGCLEIEGNSLLVEELGKEAEELQTLECRIECLELNKCENLMKLPKGLNQLSFLQKLGIHECSRLVSFPDVGLPPSLKDIEITSCDSLIYFAKFQIPQNLRRIEIRECKSLKSLVEDEAFGSSWSSSSHSCLEYLFIDGCKTLTSLSLSGQLLRTLKHFQTYRCEQLELIAQDGFFYDNTNYCLEYFRIWKCENLKSLPDGLCHLSNLQKLHIQECGSLVSIPRLSGGKRPSNLREIEIRNCEKLEALPEDMHNLNSLEDLRIDYREGLTFPPNLTSLTIWKVKSCKSLWVLERGLHRLTSLSKLGIYGDNPDTVSFPPDMVRMELLLPRSLTQLHICGFPNLKKLSSKGFQFLTSLQSLTLWNCPKLASIPEEGLPPSLTKLWIFGCPVLKERCQPGKGRYWHKISHIPSMQI, from the coding sequence ATGGCGGCAGAAAATTTTCTTGTGGCATTCCTCCAAGTGCTGGTTGACAAGTTGGCGCAACGCGAGGTCTTCAAGTACTTTGGACTCGTAAAGGGCATCGATCAGATACTGAAGAAGTGGAGTGCCACCTTGTCTGCAATTGGAGCGGTGCTGAATGACGCGGAGGAAAGGCAACTGACTGCTGAGAGCAACGCACTGAAGCTCTGGCTCGATGATCTCAGGGACTTGGCTTTTGATGCGGAAGACGTGTTGGATAAATATCATACTAAAATGTTGAAACGTCAGATACAACATGCTCATTCCAGCACAACAAGCAAAGCATGGAAATCAATTCCTAATCGTCTTTTCAACTTCAAAATGAATTTGGAAATACAGAAGATTACTGAGCGATTACAAGAGATATCTGAAAGAAAAGACCAGCTTAGTTTGAAAATTGATACTGGGATGTTGACTACAAGGGCACATCAACACATATCGCCTAGTTCTAGTCTACCGGATGGACCTGTGATTGGAAGGGAGGAGGACAAAAGGAAGATTGTTGAGCTGCTGTCAAAGCAAGAGCATCGTGCTGTCAATTTCGATGTAGTTGCAATTGTTGGTATGGCTGGAGTTGGAAAGACAACACTTGCTGGACAAGTACTCAAAGATATTGTTGCAACCCAAATGTTTCAACCAGCCATTTGGGTGTGTGTATCTGACGACTTCAACCTTCAAAGAGTGACAAAGCAAATTCTTGAATCAATCACATCTCGACAATGTACCACAGAAGATCACAATAAGGTTCAAGATGATCTGCATAAGGAGTTAGCAGGGAAGaagtttttaattgttttagatGATGTTTGGAAAACGTGTAGCTACAGAGAATGGATGAAGCTGCAGTCCCCTTTTCGTGATGGAGCACAAGGAAGCAAGATAGTTGTGACAACACGTGATACAGATGTTTCAAAAATGATGGGAGCTGCCACGCTGGTTCACAACTTGGTGCCTATGGAAAATCATTTTTGTTTGCAAGTATTTGAGCAGCATGCATTCTTAAATTTTAACGACAAACCGCCAAATTATGAGTTACTTCAGGAGAAAATTGTTGCAAAGTGTAGGGGATTGCCTTTGGCTGCGAGTACCCTCGGTGGTGTTCTACTTCGTAAAGAAATAGACAAATGGGAAGAAATATTGAACAACAAGTTGTGGAGTGTCTCAAATGAGCATGACATACTTCCTGTGTTGAGACTAAGTTACTTTTATCTTCCTTCACATTTGAAAAGATGCTTTGCCTATTGCTCAATACTTCCAAATGACTATGAATTCGGGGATATGCAAATGATCCTTCTGTGGATGGCCGAGGGTTTGATTCTTTCTCGACCAGAAGATAATAAGCAAATTGAAGATTTAGGCGCTGATTATTTCCGGGAGCTCGTATCTAGGTCATTGTTTCAAAAGTCAACCAAAAATACTTcaaaatatgtgatgcatgacCTCATTGGTGATTTAGCAAGATGGGCAGCTGGAGATATTTGTTTTAGATTGGAGGATAAGCAAAATGATGATGGTGTACAACTTAGATGTTTTCCAAAGGCACGCCATTCGTCTTACTTTATGGGTCACTATGATGGGGCTAAAAGATTTAAGGCATTTTCTAAAGTGAAATGTCTGCGAACCTTCTTGCCACTAAGAAAGGGTTCTGGCTACAATTACTTAAGCCATCAGGTTACTTCTGATTTATTGCCAAAATTGCAGTACTTGCGGGTGCTCTCTTTTAATGGCTATAGAATAACTGAGCTGCCAAACTCAattggtgatttgagatatcTACGATATCTTGACCTTTCCTACACAGCTATAACTAGTTTGCCTAAATCAATCAGTACTCTTTACAACTTGCAAACATTGTTATTGGAACGCTGTTCCTATTTGAAGTCATTGCCTGCAGACAtaagtaatctaattaatttgcGCCATCTCAACAACTCAGATGTATCTTGGGTGGAAGGAATGCCTCCAAAACTaggtagattggtgaacctccAATCTTTGCCTAATTTTGTGGTCAGTGGTAGAAGTGATCAATCAGGAATAAGAGAGATAGGGCCTCTATCGCATCTCCGAGGGACATTGTGCATATCAGGATTGGAGAATGTGACTGATGTCAAGGATGCTCAGAGGGCCAATTTAAAATACAAGGCGAGGCTTGATTCGTTGGTCCTAAAATGGTCTTATTCAAGCGACACAAGAGAAATGGAATCTGCTGTGCTTGACATGTTAGAGCCTCATAGAAAGATCAAGGAGCTCACCATCAAGAGTTATGCCGGAAAGGAATTTTCATCATGGGTTGGAGGTCATTTGTTCTCTAATATGGTGCTTGTGCGCTTAGAGGAATGTAACAATTGTTTATCTTTGCCACCTCTTGGACAATTGCCTCAACTCAAAGAACTTTATATTAGAGGAATGAATGCAGTGGAAAGTGTTGGTGCTGAGTTTTATGGAGAGCGTTACTTGCCTTTTCAGGTATTAGAGACTCTTGAGTTTGTGGAAATGCAGCATTGGAAAGAATGGCTTCCTTTCCAACTGGATCACGAAAGTGGTGTTTTCCCTTACCTGAAAACACTCATAGTAAAAAAATGTTCTAAACTGGAGGGTAAGCTGCCAGAGAACCTCAATTCTTTAGGTAAGCTTGAAATTGttgaatgtgaagaattagtggtTTCGACTGCCAACTACAAACAACTTCGTCAATTAAACATTGACGGTTGTGAAGTGTTGGTGCATACAGCTGCTAAGGTTGAGTTTGAGTTATTAGAGTCCTTGTGGCTTTCAAGCATTTCAGAGGTGATGTCTCTACAAACAGGAGAATTGTTCAACAAGGGATTAAGCAAGGTTAAAGATTTGAAGATTAATGGATGTGAGGAGGTGACGTCTTCATTCAGGAATGAGGCTAGATTATTGCAGCAGTTGACTTCTCTTGGCTGTTTGGAAATTGAAGGCAACTCTCTTCTAGTTGAAGAATTGGGAAAGGAAGCAGAGGAGTTGCAAACATTGGAGTGCAGGATTGAATGTCTGGAGTTAAACAAGTGCGAAAATCTTATGAAGCTACCAAAAGGGTTAAATCAATTGTCGTTTCTTCAAAAGCTTGGCATACACGAATGTTCACGTCTAGTTTCTTTCCCAGATGTTGGTCTGCCACCTTCTCTTAAAGACATCGAGATTACATCGTGTGATTCGTTGATATATTTTGCAAAATTCCAGATTCCCCAAAATCTCAGAAGAATAGAGATAAGAGAGTGCAAAAGTTTGAAATCACTAGTAGAGGATGAGGCTTTTGGTTCTTCCTGGTCGTCTTCTTCTCATAGTTGTCTTGAGTACTTGTTTATCGATGGATGTAAAACTCTGACGTCGTTATCATTGAGTGGCCAGCTTCTCAGGACACTTAAACACTTTCAGACATACAGATGTGAACAACTGGAGTTAATTGCACAAGATGGGTTCTTCTACGACAACACTAATTACTGTCTTGAATATTTTAGGATATGGAAGTGTGAAAATCTGAAATCCTTACCGGATGGTTTATGCCACCTCAGCAATCTTCAAAAGCTACATATTCAAGAATGTGGAAGTCTTGTTTCCATCCCGAGACTGAGTGGGGGGAAAAGACCCTCCAACCTGAGGGAGATCGAGATCAGAAATTGCGAGAAATTGGAGGCGTTGCCCGAAGACATGCACAATCTCAACTCTCTTGAGGATTTGAGAATCGACTACCGTGAAGGTTTGACTTTTCCTCCCAACCTCACATCACTTACAATTTGGAAAGTCAAGAGCTGTAAGTCATTGTGGGTGTTGGAGCGGGGGTTGCACAGACTCACCTCTCTTAGCAAGTTGGGGATCTATGGTGATAACCCGGATACGGTGTCGTTTCCACCAGACATGGTCCGCATGGAGTTGCTCCTCCCTAGATCTCTCACTCAACTCCATATTTGTGGCTTCCCGAATCTGAAGAAACTGAGCAGCAAGGGCTTTCAATTCCTCACCTCCCTTCAATCGCTTACACTATGGAATTGTCCAAAGCTAGCATCCATTCCAGAGGAGGGTCTGCCTCCTTCACTTACGAAACTTTGGATCTTTGGGTGTCCTGTGCTAAAAGAGAGATGCCAACCAGGAAAAGGACGCTACTGGCACAAAATATCCCACATTCCTTCCATGCAGATATAG